A stretch of the Vigna radiata var. radiata cultivar VC1973A chromosome 9, Vradiata_ver6, whole genome shotgun sequence genome encodes the following:
- the LOC106774193 gene encoding oligouridylate-binding protein 1B isoform X2, with amino-acid sequence MQNHRLKQQQQQQQALMQQALLQQQSLYHPGLLAPPQIEPIPSGNLPPGFDPSTCRSVYVGNIHTQVTEPLLQEVFAGTGPVEGCKLIRKEKSSYGFIHYFDRRSAALAILSLNGRHLFGQPIKVNWAYASGQREDTSGHYNIFVGDLSPEVTDATLFACFSVYTSCSDARVMWDQKTGRSRGFGFVSFRSQQDAQNAINDLTGKWLGSRQIRCNWATKGAGGIEEKQNSDAKSVVELTNGSSDGKEVSNSDAPENNLQYTTVYVGNLASEVTQLDLHRHFHSLGAGVIEEVRVQRDKGFGFVRYSNHAEAALAIQMGNAQSLLLGKQIKCSWGSKPTPPGTASNPLPPPAAASLPGLSPNDLLAYERQLAMSKMGSVHAALMHPQSQHPLKQAAAIGASQAIYDGGFQNVAAAQQMMYYQ; translated from the exons atgCAGAATCATAGGCTgaagcagcagcagcaacaacaacaggCTCTGATGCAGCAAGCACTTCTCCAACAACAGTCTCTCTACCATCCTGGCCTCCTTGCTCCTCCTCAG ATTGAACCAATTCCAAGTGGAAATCTGCCTCCTGGTTTTGATCCAAGTACTTGCCGCAGTGT GTATGTTGGGAACATCCATACACAGGTAACTGAACCTCTTTTGCAAGAAGTTTTTGCTGGTACTGGCCCAGTTGAAGGTTGTAAACTTATCAGAAAGGAGAAG TCATCCTATGGATTTATTCATTACTTTGATCGCAGATCTGCTGCTCTTGCCATATTATCTCTTAATGGAAGGCATCt ATTTGGCCAGCCTATCAAAGTTAATTGGGCATATGCCAGTGGTCAGCGAGAGGACACATCAG GTcattacaatatttttgttGGTGATCTAAGTCCTGAGGTCACTGATGCGACACTGTTTGCATGCTTTTCTGTCTACACCAGTTGTTC AGATGCAAGGGTTATGTGGGATCAGAAGACTGGGCGTTCAAGAGGATTTGGATTTGTTTCATTCCGCAGTCAACAG GATGCACAAAACGCTATAAATGATTTGACTG GTAAATGGCTTGGAAGTAGACAAATACGCTGTAACTGGGCAACTAAAGGTGCTGGTGGTATAGAAGAGAAGCAAAATTCAGATGCAAAAAGTGTGGTGGAACTAACAAATGGCTCATCTG ATGGTAAAGAGGTGTCTAATAGTGATGCTCCTGAGAACAATCTTCAGTATACTACGGTTTATGTGGGTAACCTTGCTTCAGAG GTAACTCAACTCGATCTCCATCGCCACTTCCATTCTCTTGGGGCTGGCGTGATAGAGGAGGTTCGTGTCCAGCGTGATAAAGGGTTTGGTTTTGTGAGGTACAGTAATCATGCTGAAGCAGCTCTGGCTATTCAGATGGGGAATGCCCAATCTCTTCTTCTTGGAAAACAAATTAAG TGCTCTTGGGGGAGCAAGCCCACTCCACCTGGAACTGCTTCAAATCCCCTTCCCCCACCTGCTGCTGCATCACTGCCGGGGCTGTCTCCAAATGATCTTTTGGCATACGAGCGACAACTAGCCATGAGTAAGATGGGGAGCGTGCATGCTGCCTTGATGCATCCCCAAAGCCAACATCCTCTTAAACAAGCAGCAGCCATTGGAGCCAGCCAAGCAATATATGATGGTGGGTTCCAGAATGTTGCAGCTGCACAGCAAATGATGTATTACCAGTAA
- the LOC106774193 gene encoding oligouridylate-binding protein 1B isoform X1, producing MQNHRLKQQQQQQQALMQQALLQQQSLYHPGLLAPPQIEPIPSGNLPPGFDPSTCRSVYVGNIHTQVTEPLLQEVFAGTGPVEGCKLIRKEKSSYGFIHYFDRRSAALAILSLNGRHLFGQPIKVNWAYASGQREDTSGHYNIFVGDLSPEVTDATLFACFSVYTSCSDARVMWDQKTGRSRGFGFVSFRSQQDAQNAINDLTGKWLGSRQIRCNWATKGAGGIEEKQNSDAKSVVELTNGSSEDGKEVSNSDAPENNLQYTTVYVGNLASEVTQLDLHRHFHSLGAGVIEEVRVQRDKGFGFVRYSNHAEAALAIQMGNAQSLLLGKQIKCSWGSKPTPPGTASNPLPPPAAASLPGLSPNDLLAYERQLAMSKMGSVHAALMHPQSQHPLKQAAAIGASQAIYDGGFQNVAAAQQMMYYQ from the exons atgCAGAATCATAGGCTgaagcagcagcagcaacaacaacaggCTCTGATGCAGCAAGCACTTCTCCAACAACAGTCTCTCTACCATCCTGGCCTCCTTGCTCCTCCTCAG ATTGAACCAATTCCAAGTGGAAATCTGCCTCCTGGTTTTGATCCAAGTACTTGCCGCAGTGT GTATGTTGGGAACATCCATACACAGGTAACTGAACCTCTTTTGCAAGAAGTTTTTGCTGGTACTGGCCCAGTTGAAGGTTGTAAACTTATCAGAAAGGAGAAG TCATCCTATGGATTTATTCATTACTTTGATCGCAGATCTGCTGCTCTTGCCATATTATCTCTTAATGGAAGGCATCt ATTTGGCCAGCCTATCAAAGTTAATTGGGCATATGCCAGTGGTCAGCGAGAGGACACATCAG GTcattacaatatttttgttGGTGATCTAAGTCCTGAGGTCACTGATGCGACACTGTTTGCATGCTTTTCTGTCTACACCAGTTGTTC AGATGCAAGGGTTATGTGGGATCAGAAGACTGGGCGTTCAAGAGGATTTGGATTTGTTTCATTCCGCAGTCAACAG GATGCACAAAACGCTATAAATGATTTGACTG GTAAATGGCTTGGAAGTAGACAAATACGCTGTAACTGGGCAACTAAAGGTGCTGGTGGTATAGAAGAGAAGCAAAATTCAGATGCAAAAAGTGTGGTGGAACTAACAAATGGCTCATCTG AAGATGGTAAAGAGGTGTCTAATAGTGATGCTCCTGAGAACAATCTTCAGTATACTACGGTTTATGTGGGTAACCTTGCTTCAGAG GTAACTCAACTCGATCTCCATCGCCACTTCCATTCTCTTGGGGCTGGCGTGATAGAGGAGGTTCGTGTCCAGCGTGATAAAGGGTTTGGTTTTGTGAGGTACAGTAATCATGCTGAAGCAGCTCTGGCTATTCAGATGGGGAATGCCCAATCTCTTCTTCTTGGAAAACAAATTAAG TGCTCTTGGGGGAGCAAGCCCACTCCACCTGGAACTGCTTCAAATCCCCTTCCCCCACCTGCTGCTGCATCACTGCCGGGGCTGTCTCCAAATGATCTTTTGGCATACGAGCGACAACTAGCCATGAGTAAGATGGGGAGCGTGCATGCTGCCTTGATGCATCCCCAAAGCCAACATCCTCTTAAACAAGCAGCAGCCATTGGAGCCAGCCAAGCAATATATGATGGTGGGTTCCAGAATGTTGCAGCTGCACAGCAAATGATGTATTACCAGTAA
- the LOC106772934 gene encoding DNA-directed RNA polymerase III subunit rpc6-like isoform X1: MSILQGKRKRQDLASALSASMTNEERLIYNIIRGKKEMGIWQGDIKRETNIPDSILKKSIKLLISKTLIKEVVNIQNKSKKVLMAMEFEPSKEITGGEWYTEGRLDTQLIDALSDVCLKLISRKKIATRDAILEWTRTLGSEVFPGGVSPGQVEQILKVLVMENKLQEVNSTGFGDFSSVPAGEVCFRLVKKVGTNVKVGAMASIPCGVCPRIQFCTPNGGFPRFQSGVQLEISHLDVLYYGLRCLILRWEGVCERLHTDQLAGQWQSLG, translated from the exons ATGAGTATCTTGCAAGGGAAACGCAAGCGCCAAGACCTGGCTTCTGCACTCTCTGCGTCGATGACGAACGAGGAGCGGTTGATTTACAATATCATTCGCGGAAAGAAGGAGATGGGGATATGGCAAGGGGACATCAAAAGAGAAACCAACATCCCTGACAGCATTTTGAAGAAATCCATCAAGTTGCTAATCTCCAAGACTCTTATCAAAGAAGTTGTGAACATCCAAAACAAGTCCAAGAAGGTGTTGATGGCCATGGAATTCGAGCCCTCTAAGGAGATCACTGGTGGAGAGTGGTATACCGAAGGCAGGCTCGACACACAGCTCATTGATGCTCTGTCTGATGTCTGCTTGAAGCTTATTTCCCGGAAAAAGATCGCTACCCGCGATGCAATCCTCGAGTGGACTAGAACCTTAGGAAGTGAGGTTTTTCCTGGTGGAGTAAGTCCAGGACAGGTGGAACAAATTCTGAAAGTTTTGGTTATGGAAAATAAGTTACAAGAGGTGAACAGCACTGGCTTTGGGGATTTTTCATCTGTTCCTGCTGGTGAAGTTTGTTTTAGGTTGGTGAAAAAGGTAGGCACCAATGTTAAAGTTGGTGCCATGGCTTCTATTCCTTGCGGGGTTTGTCCTAGGATTCAATTTTGTACACCCAATG GTGGGTTTCCTCGGTTTCAATCTGGAGTTCAATTGGAAATATCTCATTTGGATGTTTTGTATTATGGCTTGAGATGCCTAATCCTCCGCTGGGAGGGGGTGTGTGAGAGATTGCACACCGA TCAGCTTGCTGGGCAATGGCAAAGTCTTGGCTAG
- the LOC106772934 gene encoding DNA-directed RNA polymerase III subunit rpc6-like isoform X2, giving the protein MSILQGKRKRQDLASALSASMTNEERLIYNIIRGKKEMGIWQGDIKRETNIPDSILKKSIKLLISKTLIKEVVNIQNKSKKVLMAMEFEPSKEITGGEWYTEGRLDTQLIDALSDVCLKLISRKKIATRDAILEWTRTLGSEVFPGGVSPGQVEQILKVLVMENKLQEVNSTGFGDFSSVPAGEVCFRLVKKVGTNVKVGAMASIPCGVCPRIQFCTPNVSLLGNGKVLARCASGLGNHSFTARGELINIWICN; this is encoded by the exons ATGAGTATCTTGCAAGGGAAACGCAAGCGCCAAGACCTGGCTTCTGCACTCTCTGCGTCGATGACGAACGAGGAGCGGTTGATTTACAATATCATTCGCGGAAAGAAGGAGATGGGGATATGGCAAGGGGACATCAAAAGAGAAACCAACATCCCTGACAGCATTTTGAAGAAATCCATCAAGTTGCTAATCTCCAAGACTCTTATCAAAGAAGTTGTGAACATCCAAAACAAGTCCAAGAAGGTGTTGATGGCCATGGAATTCGAGCCCTCTAAGGAGATCACTGGTGGAGAGTGGTATACCGAAGGCAGGCTCGACACACAGCTCATTGATGCTCTGTCTGATGTCTGCTTGAAGCTTATTTCCCGGAAAAAGATCGCTACCCGCGATGCAATCCTCGAGTGGACTAGAACCTTAGGAAGTGAGGTTTTTCCTGGTGGAGTAAGTCCAGGACAGGTGGAACAAATTCTGAAAGTTTTGGTTATGGAAAATAAGTTACAAGAGGTGAACAGCACTGGCTTTGGGGATTTTTCATCTGTTCCTGCTGGTGAAGTTTGTTTTAGGTTGGTGAAAAAGGTAGGCACCAATGTTAAAGTTGGTGCCATGGCTTCTATTCCTTGCGGGGTTTGTCCTAGGATTCAATTTTGTACACCCAATG TCAGCTTGCTGGGCAATGGCAAAGTCTTGGCTAGATGTGCAAGTGGACTTGGAAATCACTCGTTCACAGCCAGGGGGGAATTGATCAACATTTGGATATGTAATTGA